From Rhizobium sp. NZLR1, a single genomic window includes:
- a CDS encoding adenylate/guanylate cyclase domain-containing protein yields the protein MTRVQQIGVAIGLAIVALLTILRAGDPAIFKLIRGVTFDEYQRLVPRTFEPMPVRVIDIDEASLREFGQWPWPRDRLALLVDRLSQMGASAIAFDILFAEPDRLSPRNVVSEVAGVDPSLAEKLPDNDEIFARSIAGKPVVLGFGLSNEGHYRPPVKAGFAFTGESPVSAPPYLGASTPLRPQLEANAAGLGHISLNPGNPSPVVRAVPLFLTDGEQLYPNLAIEALRVAQGASTYVLSGAPDRAGIMTSAKIGDFVVPLTAAGELWLYVSPDRAERYISARQMLAAEGASPEVAAAINGSIVFVGTSAAGLQDIRVTALGENVPGVSLHAQAVEQILSGHFLSRPDWADGLEILVIAVLGCLLVVVTTFVSPAVALICGLLITAMALVASWVSFLYAGLLFDPLAPIVSGSIIHFAATSFRILVIDRERRAVRRAFGHYLSPSLLHRIEHTRDALRLGGDDRELTVMFVDVRNFTEISERLAPTDVVAFLNTLLDALSRHVVANEGTLDKFIGDSIMAFWNAPIDVADHQTKAVRAALAMRETLAELNAGDAFGFGPGQQVGIGIGIHTGLACVGNMGAKTRFNYSAVGDAVNVAARLESCCKEVGFDILISDSTARSVQGMALIEAGAIPLKGKSIRTQILAVVGDERVATSAEFSALVVAHQQLMQALLAHSKNTRKLVGAAKLRAAGVIDGLAEFYRRVSGRTDHFREVSDRFEKSAAD from the coding sequence ATGACGCGCGTCCAGCAAATCGGTGTCGCTATCGGCCTGGCGATCGTGGCTCTGCTGACGATCCTGCGGGCAGGCGATCCCGCGATTTTCAAGCTGATCCGCGGCGTGACTTTCGACGAATATCAGCGTCTGGTTCCGAGGACCTTCGAGCCGATGCCGGTCCGCGTGATCGACATCGACGAGGCCTCGTTACGGGAATTCGGTCAATGGCCATGGCCGCGGGACCGTTTGGCCCTGCTGGTGGACCGGCTTTCGCAGATGGGCGCTTCGGCCATCGCCTTCGATATTCTTTTCGCCGAGCCGGACCGGCTGTCGCCGCGCAATGTTGTCAGCGAGGTTGCAGGCGTCGATCCTTCCCTTGCCGAGAAACTGCCTGATAATGACGAAATATTCGCCCGCTCGATTGCCGGCAAGCCCGTCGTACTCGGCTTCGGCCTTTCCAACGAGGGCCATTATCGGCCGCCTGTGAAGGCGGGTTTCGCCTTCACAGGCGAAAGCCCTGTCTCGGCTCCTCCCTATCTCGGCGCCTCGACGCCGCTCAGGCCGCAATTGGAGGCCAATGCGGCGGGGCTCGGCCATATCAGCCTCAACCCCGGCAACCCCTCGCCGGTGGTGCGGGCGGTTCCGCTGTTCCTGACCGACGGCGAGCAGCTCTATCCAAATCTCGCCATCGAGGCCCTGCGCGTCGCCCAGGGGGCGTCGACCTATGTGCTATCAGGCGCGCCCGATCGCGCCGGCATTATGACATCGGCGAAGATCGGCGATTTCGTCGTGCCGCTGACGGCGGCGGGCGAACTCTGGCTTTATGTCAGCCCCGACCGGGCTGAGCGGTACATATCCGCCCGGCAGATGCTTGCGGCCGAAGGGGCTTCTCCCGAGGTCGCGGCTGCCATTAACGGCAGCATCGTCTTCGTCGGCACATCGGCGGCCGGGCTCCAGGACATCCGCGTCACGGCGCTCGGCGAGAACGTTCCTGGCGTTTCGCTGCATGCGCAGGCCGTCGAGCAGATCCTCTCCGGCCATTTCCTGTCGCGGCCCGACTGGGCGGACGGGCTGGAAATCCTTGTCATCGCGGTGCTCGGATGCCTTCTCGTCGTGGTGACGACCTTCGTCAGCCCGGCCGTCGCGCTGATCTGCGGCCTGTTGATTACGGCAATGGCGCTCGTGGCATCCTGGGTGTCGTTTCTTTATGCGGGGCTTCTTTTCGATCCGCTGGCGCCGATTGTCAGCGGATCAATCATCCATTTTGCCGCGACCTCATTCCGGATCCTGGTGATCGACCGGGAACGGCGGGCGGTGCGGCGCGCCTTCGGGCATTATCTTTCGCCATCGCTGCTCCATCGCATCGAGCATACCCGCGATGCATTGCGCCTCGGCGGCGACGACCGTGAACTGACGGTCATGTTCGTCGATGTCAGGAACTTCACCGAGATCAGCGAGCGGCTGGCACCGACGGATGTCGTCGCATTCCTGAACACGTTGCTCGATGCGCTGAGCCGCCATGTGGTGGCCAATGAAGGTACGCTCGACAAGTTCATCGGCGATTCGATCATGGCGTTCTGGAATGCGCCCATCGATGTGGCCGATCATCAAACCAAGGCGGTCCGCGCAGCGCTTGCCATGCGTGAAACCCTGGCCGAGTTGAACGCCGGCGACGCTTTCGGCTTCGGACCCGGACAACAGGTCGGGATCGGCATCGGCATCCACACCGGCCTCGCCTGCGTCGGCAATATGGGCGCCAAAACGCGCTTCAACTATTCGGCGGTCGGTGATGCCGTCAACGTCGCGGCGCGGCTGGAATCATGCTGCAAGGAAGTCGGCTTCGACATTCTGATATCCGACAGCACGGCAAGGTCGGTGCAGGGAATGGCGCTGATCGAGGCTGGCGCCATTCCGCTCAAAGGAAAGAGCATCCGAACGCAGATCCTTGCCGTTGTCGGCGACGAACGCGTTGCCACATCGGCCGAATTTTCAGCCCTTGTTGTCGCCCACCAGCAGCTGATGCAGGCCCTGCTTGCGCATTCGAAGAACACCCGCAAGCTTGTCGGCGCAGCAAAGCTCAGGGCGGCGGGGGTGATCGACGGCCTGGCGGAATTCTATCGGCGGGTATCCGGCAGGACCGATCATTTTCGCGAGGTGAGTGATCGGTTCGAGAAGAGCGCGGCCGACTGA
- a CDS encoding sarcosine oxidase subunit delta, whose product MLLIHCPYCQEERSELEFRGAGDAHIVRPADIASISDEEFEAYFFMRDNPKGLIFERWRHIHGCGRFFNAARDTVSDKFIVTYKAGEPKPEIGAAAQQHAPVETYEAVEGEAQ is encoded by the coding sequence ATGCTGCTGATCCATTGCCCTTACTGTCAGGAAGAGCGCTCGGAGCTTGAGTTCCGCGGTGCCGGTGACGCGCATATCGTGCGGCCCGCCGATATCGCCTCGATCTCGGACGAGGAGTTCGAGGCCTATTTCTTTATGCGCGACAATCCGAAGGGGCTGATCTTCGAACGCTGGCGGCACATCCATGGCTGCGGGCGCTTCTTCAACGCGGCGCGCGATACGGTGAGCGACAAGTTCATCGTGACTTACAAGGCGGGTGAACCGAAGCCTGAGATCGGTGCGGCGGCCCAGCAGCATGCGCCTGTCGAGACATATGAAGCCGTGGAAGGAGAGGCGCAATGA
- a CDS encoding tetratricopeptide repeat protein has translation MAVNTFNPSRALRLQKTAFLPALALAAMFALAGCETTNTSDAVIRIDKAQGSEENIASLTAVINANPKDPEGYNVRGSAYGRAGQFRPALNDFNTALQINPRFFQAYANRALVYRNMGQQAQAIGDYNAALQINPSYDVAYIGRGNVYRTAGQDDQAFNDFDKAIQLGTTDGRAYHNRGLIYQKRNQQDKAIDDFSKAISLAPNSPEPYNGRGISYIALNDNDNAFADFNHAIELNGNIAESWANQALVYERRGDKAKATRSYRHAVGLDPKYQPARDGLARVGASAG, from the coding sequence ATGGCTGTCAACACCTTCAATCCGTCCCGCGCTTTGCGCTTGCAGAAAACCGCATTCCTGCCCGCTTTGGCGCTAGCGGCAATGTTCGCCCTCGCCGGCTGCGAGACGACCAATACCTCGGATGCGGTGATCCGCATCGACAAGGCGCAGGGCTCGGAAGAGAATATCGCCTCGCTGACGGCGGTTATCAACGCCAATCCCAAGGATCCCGAAGGCTACAATGTCCGTGGCTCCGCCTATGGCCGCGCCGGCCAGTTCCGTCCGGCTCTGAATGATTTCAATACGGCGCTGCAGATCAATCCACGGTTTTTCCAGGCCTACGCCAATCGTGCCCTCGTCTATCGCAACATGGGTCAGCAGGCCCAGGCGATCGGCGATTACAATGCCGCGTTGCAGATCAATCCGAGCTATGACGTCGCCTATATCGGCCGCGGCAATGTCTACCGCACGGCCGGCCAGGATGATCAGGCCTTCAACGATTTCGACAAGGCGATCCAGCTTGGCACCACCGATGGCCGTGCCTATCACAATCGTGGCCTGATCTATCAGAAGCGCAATCAGCAGGATAAGGCGATCGACGATTTCTCGAAGGCGATCTCGCTCGCGCCGAATTCGCCCGAGCCCTATAATGGCCGCGGCATTTCCTACATCGCACTGAACGACAACGACAACGCCTTTGCCGATTTCAACCACGCGATCGAGCTTAACGGCAACATTGCCGAATCCTGGGCCAACCAGGCGCTCGTCTACGAACGCCGCGGCGACAAGGCGAAGGCCACCCGGTCCTATCGTCACGCCGTCGGCCTCGATCCGAAGTACCAGCCAGCTCGCGACGGTCTCGCCCGCGTCGGTGCTTCCGCCGGCTAA
- a CDS encoding VOC family protein, which yields MLHHASLGVSDIERSAAFYDAALGALGYVRVWDDMRPGQTGQAVGYGLPGGGDKLAIKHRPDGQRPAGPGFHLAFAAPSRQAVDQFHVAAIAHGGGDNGGPGLRAHYGEHYYAAFVMDPDGHALEAVCNSAE from the coding sequence ATGCTGCACCATGCCTCCCTCGGCGTTTCCGATATCGAGCGGTCAGCGGCATTTTACGATGCCGCCCTTGGTGCCCTCGGCTATGTCAGGGTCTGGGATGACATGAGGCCGGGGCAGACGGGACAGGCGGTCGGCTACGGCCTTCCCGGCGGCGGAGACAAACTGGCGATCAAACATCGGCCGGATGGCCAGCGTCCGGCCGGCCCGGGTTTTCATCTGGCCTTTGCCGCCCCGAGCCGCCAGGCGGTCGATCAGTTCCATGTCGCGGCAATCGCACATGGCGGCGGTGACAATGGTGGTCCAGGCTTGCGCGCCCACTACGGCGAACACTATTATGCGGCGTTCGTGATGGATCCGGACGGGCACGCACTCGAAGCCGTCTGCAATTCGGCCGAGTAA
- a CDS encoding FecR domain-containing protein codes for MWGRRSLLQAFCIVVVGAQPALAAEPVGQAVVIKTEVTGESGPIEVDTSVHRNERIKTSPSGLGQFLFRDGTKLAVGWGSSVVIDKYVFDDSQSVKKLTIRAAKGTFRWVSGSSNSSAYQILTPAGTIGVRGTAFDFYVGPDGTTAVVLLNGAARFCGPGGCRQLQQRCDCVVAKPNGNMSAARRVDPSILDTLGNPRALPFLSGNQRLSGGIGMIGGCNMASAAPERKDRKPPPPAIAPVPKRQDPPQRQAEPQKERPNKPDKPHHDKPDHDRPDHDRPHHDRPDRPDKHDGHDDHDRPGNHDQHHGNDQDHQGHDRDGNHDGDHDYDRDRHHDGGWGFNRNR; via the coding sequence ATGTGGGGTCGGCGTTCATTACTCCAGGCGTTTTGCATTGTGGTTGTTGGCGCGCAACCGGCACTCGCCGCCGAGCCGGTCGGCCAAGCTGTCGTCATCAAGACGGAGGTGACGGGAGAGAGCGGCCCGATCGAAGTCGACACCAGCGTCCATCGCAACGAACGCATCAAGACATCCCCATCGGGACTTGGCCAGTTCCTGTTCCGTGACGGCACGAAGCTCGCAGTGGGCTGGGGCTCGTCGGTCGTGATCGACAAATATGTCTTCGATGATTCCCAATCGGTCAAGAAACTGACCATCAGAGCGGCAAAGGGTACGTTCCGCTGGGTGAGCGGCAGTTCCAACTCCTCAGCCTACCAGATCCTGACGCCCGCCGGCACGATCGGGGTGCGCGGCACCGCTTTCGATTTCTACGTCGGCCCTGATGGCACGACCGCCGTCGTCCTGTTGAATGGCGCGGCTCGGTTTTGCGGCCCGGGCGGCTGCCGGCAGTTGCAGCAACGCTGCGATTGCGTGGTGGCCAAGCCGAACGGCAATATGTCGGCGGCACGCCGGGTCGATCCCAGCATTCTCGATACGCTCGGAAATCCCCGCGCGCTCCCCTTTCTCTCCGGCAATCAGCGGCTTTCAGGCGGCATCGGCATGATCGGCGGCTGCAATATGGCGTCAGCCGCGCCGGAAAGAAAAGACAGAAAACCGCCTCCGCCGGCGATTGCGCCAGTTCCCAAAAGGCAGGATCCGCCGCAGAGGCAGGCCGAGCCGCAGAAGGAGCGGCCGAACAAGCCGGACAAGCCGCATCACGACAAGCCAGATCATGACAGGCCAGATCACGACAGGCCGCATCATGACAGGCCCGATCGTCCCGACAAGCATGATGGTCATGATGATCACGACCGGCCCGGGAACCACGACCAGCATCACGGGAATGACCAGGATCATCAAGGACACGACCGCGATGGCAATCACGATGGCGATCACGATTACGACAGGGATCGGCATCACGACGGGGGCTGGGGTTTCAATCGCAACCGCTGA
- a CDS encoding sarcosine oxidase subunit gamma has protein sequence MADVAIRKPALAGRLGGSATVRLTTAPTASRVALRAPAESLAALSSALGLSVPTAPKTSVRAGARSVLWIGPDEWLVIDEDGADLMTVLSRVGAVHSATDVSHRNLAIIVSGPGAEKTLAAGCPQDLSLSSFPVGAASRTILGKAEIVLLRTEEDTFRVECWRSFSDFVFGLLNEAAHDAGH, from the coding sequence ATGGCTGATGTTGCAATTCGCAAACCGGCGCTTGCCGGCCGTCTCGGCGGTTCCGCAACGGTGCGGCTGACGACCGCACCCACTGCAAGCCGGGTGGCGCTGCGCGCCCCGGCGGAATCGCTTGCCGCGCTTTCCTCGGCGCTCGGTCTATCCGTGCCGACCGCCCCGAAAACATCGGTCCGGGCCGGCGCCCGATCGGTGCTCTGGATCGGGCCAGACGAATGGCTGGTGATCGACGAGGACGGCGCCGATCTGATGACAGTGCTTTCGCGCGTGGGCGCCGTGCATTCGGCGACCGACGTTTCTCACCGCAATCTCGCGATCATCGTCTCGGGGCCGGGTGCGGAAAAGACGCTTGCCGCCGGCTGCCCGCAAGATCTGTCGTTGTCTTCTTTTCCGGTCGGAGCCGCGTCGCGCACGATCCTCGGCAAGGCGGAGATCGTGCTTCTGCGCACGGAAGAAGACACGTTCCGGGTGGAGTGCTGGCGGTCGTTTTCGGATTTCGTCTTCGGGCTGCTCAACGAGGCGGCTCATGACGCCGGCCATTGA
- a CDS encoding sarcosine oxidase subunit alpha, with translation MSGVNRIVGKGRLTPAKTARFSFDGKTYTALEGDTVASALIANGVHLVGRSFKYHRARGILSAGAEEPNALIDVARDTARKQPNVRATVQEVFDGMIVTSQNRWPSLAFDVGAVNNLMSPFFAAGFYYKTFMWPRAAWKHVYEPIIRRAAGLGVAPTEEDPDHYASRYAHCDVLVVGAGLAGLSAALAAAESGARVILCDEQAEAGGALRYDTGVTIDGQDGNSWAQKAVTRLKAMDNVEVLVRTTAFGYYNHNFVGLAERVTDHIAKPSRDLPRERLWQVRAKRVILATGAIERHMVFPNNDRPGIMLASAGRMYLNHYGVAVGTKVGIYTAHDSAYEAAFDLKRSGVSIAAIVDSRQAPGAAVLEEARALGIDVLAGQSVVNTSGRLRISSMTVARNGGGSPRKIAVDALLVSAGWTPSVHMFSQSRGKVAFDAESQRFLPGSYAQDCLSVGACNGTDDLQRTIEESLAAGELMAQATGGSSGEKIAISAEQAYDWTGGMIGAAEGAGPKTNAKAFIDFQHDVCAKDIRLAVREGMHSIEHIKRFTTNGMASDQGKLSNMHGLAIAAEMLGKEIPQVGLTTFRAPYTPVTYGTLIGHSRGELFDPTRKTPLHDWEEAHGAVFEDVGNWKRAWFYPRAGETMHEAVGRECRTAREAAGIFDASTLGKIEVVGPDAAKFLNLIYTNAWDTLKPGKARYGIMTREDGFVYDDGVVGRLADDRFHVTTTTGGAPRVLHHMEDYLQTEFPDLKVWLTSVTEQWAVIAVQGPKARDIVAPLVEGLDLSNEAFPHMSVAECTVCGVPARLFRVSFTGETGFEINVPADYGQSVLEAVWANAEPLGVCVYGTETMHVLRAEKGYIIVGQDTDGTVTPDDAGLSWAVSKKKTDFVGIRGLKRPDLVKDGRKQLVGLITNDPKLVLEEGAQIVASPNEPKPMTMLGHVTSAYWSDNCGRSIAFALVAGGRARMGETLYVPMADRTIAVEVTDMVFFDKEGGRIHG, from the coding sequence ATGAGCGGCGTGAACCGTATCGTCGGCAAGGGGCGCCTGACACCGGCCAAAACAGCGCGCTTCAGCTTCGACGGCAAGACCTATACGGCGCTCGAAGGCGATACCGTCGCCTCGGCGCTGATCGCCAACGGTGTGCATCTCGTCGGCCGTTCGTTCAAATATCACCGGGCCCGCGGCATTCTGTCGGCAGGGGCCGAGGAGCCGAATGCGCTGATCGACGTTGCCCGCGATACGGCGCGCAAGCAGCCGAACGTGCGCGCCACCGTGCAGGAAGTTTTCGACGGCATGATCGTCACCTCGCAGAACCGTTGGCCGTCGCTTGCCTTCGACGTCGGCGCGGTCAACAACCTGATGTCGCCGTTCTTCGCCGCCGGTTTCTACTACAAGACCTTCATGTGGCCGCGTGCCGCCTGGAAACATGTCTACGAACCGATCATTCGTCGCGCCGCTGGTCTCGGCGTCGCGCCGACGGAAGAGGATCCCGATCATTATGCCAGCCGCTATGCCCATTGCGACGTGCTGGTGGTTGGCGCCGGCCTTGCCGGGCTTTCAGCGGCGCTGGCCGCTGCCGAGAGCGGCGCCAGGGTGATCCTGTGCGACGAGCAGGCGGAAGCGGGCGGGGCGTTGCGTTACGATACCGGCGTGACGATCGACGGACAGGACGGCAATAGCTGGGCGCAGAAGGCCGTGACTCGCCTGAAGGCTATGGACAATGTCGAAGTGCTGGTCCGCACGACCGCCTTCGGCTACTACAACCACAATTTCGTCGGTCTTGCCGAGCGCGTCACCGATCATATCGCCAAGCCTTCCCGCGATCTGCCGCGCGAGCGGTTATGGCAGGTCCGGGCCAAGCGGGTGATCCTGGCCACCGGCGCGATCGAGCGGCACATGGTATTTCCGAACAACGACCGGCCGGGCATCATGCTGGCCTCGGCGGGGCGGATGTATCTCAATCACTACGGCGTCGCCGTCGGGACCAAGGTCGGCATCTACACGGCGCATGATTCGGCCTATGAGGCCGCTTTCGATCTGAAACGATCCGGTGTGTCGATCGCCGCCATCGTCGATAGCAGGCAGGCGCCGGGAGCGGCGGTGCTGGAAGAGGCGCGAGCGCTCGGCATCGATGTTCTGGCCGGCCAGTCGGTCGTCAACACGTCGGGACGGCTGCGCATCTCATCGATGACGGTGGCGCGCAACGGCGGTGGTTCGCCGCGCAAGATCGCGGTCGATGCGCTGCTGGTTTCGGCCGGCTGGACGCCGTCGGTGCATATGTTTTCGCAGTCGCGCGGCAAAGTGGCCTTCGATGCCGAAAGCCAACGTTTCCTGCCCGGCTCCTATGCGCAGGACTGCCTCTCGGTCGGCGCCTGCAACGGCACCGACGACCTGCAGCGGACGATCGAAGAATCGCTTGCCGCCGGCGAGCTGATGGCGCAGGCCACCGGCGGAAGCAGCGGCGAGAAGATCGCAATTTCGGCCGAGCAGGCCTATGACTGGACAGGCGGCATGATCGGCGCTGCCGAAGGCGCCGGACCGAAGACCAATGCCAAGGCCTTCATCGATTTCCAGCACGACGTCTGCGCCAAGGATATCCGCCTTGCCGTGCGCGAGGGCATGCATTCGATCGAGCATATCAAGCGCTTCACGACCAACGGCATGGCCTCCGACCAGGGCAAGCTCTCCAACATGCACGGCCTGGCGATCGCCGCCGAAATGCTTGGCAAGGAAATCCCGCAAGTCGGGCTCACCACTTTCCGTGCGCCCTATACACCGGTCACCTACGGCACGCTGATCGGCCATTCGCGCGGAGAGCTGTTCGATCCGACGCGCAAGACGCCGCTGCACGACTGGGAAGAAGCCCACGGCGCGGTCTTCGAGGATGTCGGCAACTGGAAGCGCGCCTGGTTCTATCCGCGGGCGGGCGAGACCATGCATGAGGCGGTCGGCCGCGAATGCCGGACGGCACGCGAGGCGGCAGGCATCTTCGATGCCTCGACGCTCGGCAAGATCGAGGTGGTGGGGCCGGATGCGGCGAAGTTCCTCAACCTCATCTATACCAATGCCTGGGACACGCTGAAGCCCGGCAAGGCCCGCTACGGCATCATGACCCGCGAAGACGGCTTCGTTTATGACGACGGCGTCGTCGGACGGCTGGCAGACGACCGTTTCCATGTGACGACGACGACAGGCGGTGCGCCGCGCGTTCTCCATCACATGGAAGATTATCTGCAGACGGAATTCCCGGATCTGAAGGTATGGCTGACCTCGGTGACCGAGCAATGGGCTGTCATTGCCGTGCAGGGACCGAAGGCGCGCGACATCGTCGCGCCGCTGGTCGAGGGGCTCGATCTTTCGAACGAAGCCTTCCCGCATATGAGCGTTGCCGAGTGCACGGTCTGTGGCGTGCCAGCACGGCTTTTCCGCGTCTCCTTCACCGGTGAAACCGGCTTCGAAATCAACGTGCCGGCCGATTACGGCCAGTCGGTGCTCGAAGCGGTCTGGGCCAATGCCGAGCCGCTCGGCGTCTGCGTCTACGGCACCGAGACGATGCATGTGCTTCGCGCCGAGAAGGGTTACATCATCGTCGGCCAGGATACCGATGGGACCGTAACTCCCGATGACGCCGGACTTTCTTGGGCGGTCTCGAAGAAAAAGACGGATTTTGTCGGCATCCGCGGGCTGAAGCGGCCGGACCTAGTCAAGGATGGGCGCAAGCAGCTCGTCGGCCTTATCACCAACGACCCGAAGCTGGTGCTCGAAGAAGGCGCGCAGATTGTCGCAAGCCCGAACGAGCCGAAGCCGATGACCATGCTTGGTCACGTCACATCGGCCTACTGGTCGGATAATTGCGGCAGGTCGATCGCCTTCGCGCTCGTCGCCGGCGGCCGGGCGCGGATGGGCGAGACGCTCTATGTGCCGATGGCGGACCGGACGATCGCCGTCGAAGTGACGGATATGGTGTTCTTTGACAAGGAAGGAGGCCGCATCCATGGCTGA
- the rpsU gene encoding 30S ribosomal protein S21, protein MQVLVRDNNVDQALRVLKKKMQREGVFREMKMRDYYEKPSQKRAREKAEAVRRVRKLARKRAQREGLVAH, encoded by the coding sequence GTGCAGGTACTTGTCCGCGATAACAATGTTGATCAGGCTCTCCGCGTTCTCAAGAAGAAGATGCAGCGCGAAGGCGTTTTCCGCGAAATGAAGATGCGTGACTACTACGAGAAGCCGTCGCAGAAGCGTGCTCGCGAAAAGGCCGAGGCTGTTCGTCGCGTTCGCAAGCTGGCCCGTAAGCGCGCCCAGCGCGAAGGTCTGGTCGCACACTGA
- a CDS encoding MaoC family dehydratase — protein MVTEISLSDVRGLIGMETGLSDWITVDQTMIDAFAGATDDHQFIHVDPERAAAESPFGGTIAHGFLTLSLLSTLNYNCLPKVREQTMGINYGFDRVRFMTPVKSGARVRGRFLLSDARFRGAGMLMTTYDVSIEIENEKKPALTAKWITIIQFDPKDRPEDV, from the coding sequence ATGGTCACGGAAATTTCACTCTCCGACGTGCGGGGATTGATCGGCATGGAAACGGGCCTTTCGGATTGGATCACCGTCGACCAGACGATGATCGACGCTTTTGCAGGGGCAACCGACGACCATCAGTTCATTCATGTGGATCCTGAGCGCGCGGCGGCGGAGAGCCCTTTCGGCGGCACCATCGCCCACGGTTTCCTGACGCTATCTCTGCTGTCGACGCTGAACTACAATTGCCTGCCGAAAGTGCGCGAGCAGACCATGGGCATCAATTACGGTTTCGATCGCGTCCGCTTCATGACGCCGGTGAAAAGCGGCGCCCGCGTCCGTGGTCGCTTCCTGCTTTCCGACGCCCGCTTCCGCGGCGCCGGCATGCTGATGACCACCTATGACGTTTCGATCGAAATCGAAAACGAGAAGAAGCCGGCGCTGACGGCAAAATGGATCACCATTATCCAATTCGACCCCAAGGACCGTCCCGAGGACGTTTGA
- a CDS encoding sarcosine oxidase subunit beta family protein, with protein sequence MRKYSVFAVAREALRGHKGWEKQWTSPEPRAEYDVIIIGAGGHGLGAAYYLAKEHGITNVAVIEKGWLGGGNTGRNTTIIRSNYLYEESMHIYEHSMKLWEGLSQELNYNVMYSPRGVMMLSHNIHDQQSFKRHIHANRLYGIDNEWLTPEQAKAYCPPLDISASARYPINGAALQRRGGTARHDAVAWGYARAASDRGVHIIQNCEVTGIRRGPDGRVTGVETSRGFIGAKKVAVSAAGHTTTIMKMADVRVPLQSSPLQALVSEPLKPIFPCVVMSNTVHAYISQSDKGELVIGAGTDQYNSYSQTGGLQIITHTLDAICELFPMFRRVKMMRQWGGIVDNTPDRSAIQSKTPVPGLYVNCGWGTGGFKATPGSANLFAHLIARDEPHKFNAGLTLERFRSGRLIDEAAAAAVAH encoded by the coding sequence ATGCGGAAATATTCGGTTTTTGCCGTGGCGAGGGAGGCCCTTCGTGGCCACAAGGGCTGGGAGAAGCAGTGGACTTCGCCGGAGCCGCGCGCCGAATATGATGTCATCATCATCGGCGCCGGCGGCCACGGGCTGGGTGCTGCCTACTATCTCGCCAAGGAGCACGGCATCACCAATGTGGCGGTGATCGAGAAAGGCTGGCTCGGCGGCGGCAATACCGGGCGCAACACCACCATTATCCGCTCGAATTATCTCTACGAAGAGAGCATGCACATTTACGAGCATTCGATGAAGCTCTGGGAAGGGCTTTCCCAGGAGCTCAACTACAACGTGATGTATTCGCCGCGCGGCGTGATGATGCTCTCGCACAATATTCACGACCAGCAGTCGTTCAAGCGGCATATCCATGCCAACCGGCTCTACGGCATCGACAATGAATGGCTGACGCCGGAGCAGGCGAAGGCCTATTGTCCGCCGCTCGATATCTCGGCCAGCGCACGTTATCCGATCAACGGGGCAGCGCTGCAGCGGCGCGGCGGCACGGCGCGGCACGACGCGGTCGCCTGGGGTTATGCGCGCGCAGCCTCAGACCGCGGGGTGCACATCATCCAGAATTGCGAAGTGACCGGCATCCGCCGCGGCCCCGATGGGCGCGTGACCGGGGTCGAGACCTCGCGCGGCTTCATCGGCGCCAAGAAAGTCGCCGTGTCGGCGGCCGGCCATACGACGACAATCATGAAGATGGCCGATGTACGCGTGCCGCTGCAATCGAGCCCGCTGCAGGCCCTGGTCTCCGAGCCGTTGAAGCCGATCTTTCCGTGTGTCGTCATGTCGAACACGGTGCATGCCTATATCTCCCAGTCCGACAAGGGAGAGCTCGTCATCGGTGCCGGCACCGACCAGTATAATTCCTATTCACAGACCGGCGGCTTGCAGATCATCACCCACACGCTCGACGCCATCTGCGAGCTTTTCCCGATGTTCCGCCGCGTCAAGATGATGCGGCAATGGGGCGGCATCGTCGACAATACGCCGGATCGTTCGGCGATCCAGTCGAAGACGCCTGTTCCCGGGCTCTACGTCAATTGCGGCTGGGGAACCGGCGGGTTCAAAGCGACGCCGGGCTCGGCCAATCTCTTCGCGCATCTGATTGCTCGCGATGAGCCGCACAAATTCAATGCCGGGCTGACACTGGAGCGTTTCCGCAGTGGCCGGCTGATCGACGAGGCGGCGGCGGCGGCGGTGGCGCACTGA